In Quercus robur chromosome 11, dhQueRobu3.1, whole genome shotgun sequence, the following proteins share a genomic window:
- the LOC126704879 gene encoding subtilisin-like protease SBT4.15, which produces MVQICMISLFLLATQLHWSFTHGYSDTVRKAYIVYMGEAPQSKASATDLHHNLLSLVVKDDHIAQQSRIYSYTKSFNAFAANLLPQEVQRLQENENVVSVFPSKMQKLHTTRSWDFLGMPQSMKRNHQIESNIIVGVLDTGIYINAPSFDDKGFGPPPSKWKGTCQVRGNFTGCNNKVIGARFYNHGSATPHPNPSPIDEEGHGSHTSSTIAGASIAGASLYGLAKGTARGGVPSARIAMYKVCWADGCSDIDLLAGLDDAIDDGVDLISISIGGDSTSYFNNPIAIGAFHAMKRGILTTCSAGNNGPYLYSVQNTAPWILTVGASGMDRQFRTLVKVGNGLKTAGFSINTFSPNKRMYPLTTAVKAANRSLEQDHSPWLCDDGSLDANKVKGKIVLCKEGLIQDYVKQIGGLGALVSLQQQKDTGFTFTIPAAFIDANVGDKIEIYVNSTRAPQAVIYKSIAVHNAATPFVASFSSRGPNTISSSIIKPDIVAPGIDILAAYSKLSSVTGDLEDNRFDVYNIISGTSMACPHVAAAAAYVKSFHPNWSPAAIKSALMTTASELKIKDVQAELAYGAGQIDPVRALHPGLIYDVSKSDYIHFLCNEGYSGTALKVFTEEKTNCSSIPDIGGHDALNYPSMYLQLNSANSSISAIFHRTVTNVGLEKGIYKAIVKAPATLKVTVVPKELAFSHLYEKKSFMVVIKGPPLNNISSLSASLEWNDGKHRVKSPIHIFLDI; this is translated from the exons ATGGTTCAAATTTGTATGATCAGCCTCTTCCTTCTAGCTACGCAGCTTCATTGGTCATTCACTCATGGTTATAGTGACACAGTTAGAAag GCGTACATCGTGTACATGGGAGAGGCACCGCAGTCAAAAGCCTCTGCCACTGATCTTCATCACAACTTGCTTTCTTTAGTTGTTAAAGA TGATCATATTGCCCAACAGTCCAGAATATATAGCTACACAAAGAGTTTTAATGCATTTGCAGCAAACCTATTGCCACAAGAAGTTCAAAGACTACAAG AGAACGAAAATGTGGTGTCGGTGTTTCCAAGCAAAATGCAAAAACTTCATACCACAAGATCATGGGATTTCTTAGGAATGCCTCAATCAATGAAGAGAAATCATCAAATTGAAAGTAACATTATTGTTGGTGTATTAGATACAG GAATTTATATCAATGCTCCAAGTTTTGATGACAAAGGATTTGGACCTCCTCCATCAAAATGGAAGGGTACATGCCAAGTCAGAGGCAACTTCACTGGCTGTAACAA CAAGGTAATAGGTGCAAGGTTCTACAACCACGGTTCCGCCACTCCCCACCCAAATCCATCCCCAATAGATGAGGAAGGCCACGGCAGTCACACTTCGTCCACCATAGCAGGTGCCTCGATAGCAGGGGCAAGCTTATACGGTTTAGCCAAAGGCACAGCTCGAGGTGGGGTTCCATCAGCACGCATTGCAATGTACAAGGTGTGTTGGGCCGATGGTTGCAGTGATATAGACCTTCTGGCTGGACTGGATGATGCCATTGATGATGGAGTTGACTTGATATCAATATCCATCGGAGGGGATTCGACAAGCTATTTTAACAATCCCATTGCGATCGGTGCCTTTCATGCAATGAAGAGGGGGATTTTGACAACATGTTCAGCTGGGAATAACGGCCCATATTTGTATTCTGTGCAAAACACAGCTCCTTGGATATTGACTGTTGGCGCTTCTGGCATGGATAGGCAGTTTAGGACTCTGGTTAAAGTTGGAAATGGCCTAAAAACTGCT GGATTTTCCATCAACACGTTTTCACCAAATAAACGGATGTACCCTCTAACCACTGCGGTAAAAGCAGCCAATAGAAGTTTAGAACAAGATCACTCTCCCTG GTTGTGTGATGATGGGAGTCTGGACGCGAATAAGGTCAAGGGAAAGATTGTGCTATGCAAAGAAGGACTAATTCAAGATTACGTTAAGCAAATAGGTGGGTTGGGGGCTCTTGTATCTCTCCAACAGCAGAAAGATACAGGGTTTACATTTACCATCCCTGCTGCGTTCATTGATGCTAATGTTGGtgacaaaattgaaatatatgtcAACTCAACTAG AGCCCCTCAGGCTGTCATATACAAGTCTATAGCAGTCCACAATGCCGCTACACCCTTTGTGGCTTCCTTTTCGTCTCGAGGTCCGAACACGATCTCTTCCAGCATAATTAAG CCGGATATTGTGGCACCTGGAATAGATATTCTCGCTGCTTACTCTAAACTTTCATCAGTGACTGGGGATCTTGAAGACAACCGATTTGATGTGTATAATATAATTTCTGGAACATCAATGGCTTGCCCTCATGTGGCAGCTGCCGCTGCCTATGTCAAATCATTCCACCCTAATTGGTCTCCTGCTGCAATCAAATCGGCCTTAATGACAACTG CATCTGAATTGAAAATCAAAGATGTCCAAGCTGAGTTAGCCTACGGGGCCGGCCAAATTGACCCAGTTAGAGCACTGCATCCCGGTTTGATCTATGACGTGTCAAAGTCCGACTACATCCACTTCCTATGTAATGAGGGTTACTCCGGGACAGCACTAAAAGTGTTCACTGAAGAGAAAACAAATTGCTCAAGTATCCCTGACATTGGAGGACATGATGCCCTAAATTACCCATCCATGTATTTGCAACTTAATAGCGCTAACTCTAGTATATCAGCCATCTTTCATAGGACAGTTACAAATGTTGGCTTGGAAAAAGGTATATACAAGGCAATTGTCAAGGCACCAGCAACTCTCAAGGTCACTGTTGTTCCGAAAGAACTAGCTTTTAGTCACTTGTACGAGAAAAAATCTTTCATGGTTGTGATAAAGGGGCCACCATTGAACAATATTTCCAGTTTATCAGCATCACTGGAATGGAATGACGGTAAACACAGAGTTAAGAGCCCTATACACATTTTTTTGGACATATAG
- the LOC126704880 gene encoding subtilisin-like protease SBT4.15, translating to MSHLISKPFTILCSKVIGARFYNHGSTTPHPNPSPIDEEGHGSHTSSTIAGASIAGASLYGLAKGTARGGVPSARIAMYKVCWADGCSDIDLLAGLDDAIDDGVDLISISIGGDSTSYFNSPIAIGAFHAMKRGILTTCSAGNNGPYLYSVQNTAPWILTVGASGMDRQFRTLVKVGNGIKTAGFSINTFSPNKRMYPLTTAVKAANRSLEQDHSPWLCDDGSLDVNKVKGKIVLCKEGLIQDYVKQIGGLGALVSLQQQTDTGFTFTIPAAFIDANVGDKIEIYVNSTRAPQAVIYKSIAVHNAATPFVASFSSRGPNTISSTIIKPDIVAPGIDILAAYSKLSSVTGDLEDNRFDVYNIISGTSMACPHVAAAAAYVKSFHPNWSPAAIKSALMTTASELKIKDVQAELAYGAGQIDPVRALHPGLIYDVSKSDYIHFLCNEGYSGTALKVFTEEKTNCSSIPDIGGHDALNYPSMYLQLNSANSSISAIFHRTVTNVGLEKGIYKAIVKAPATLKVTVVPKELAFSHLYEKKSFMVVIKGPPLNNISSLSASLEWNDGKHRVKSPIHIFLDI from the exons ATGTCTCATTTAATTTCCAAGCCATTTACCATTTTATGCAGCAAGGTAATAGGTGCAAGGTTCTACAACCACGGTTCCACCACTCCCCACCCAAATCCATCCCCAATAGATGAGGAAGGCCACGGCAGTCACACTTCGTCCACCATAGCAGGTGCCTCGATAGCAGGGGCAAGCTTATACGGTTTAGCCAAAGGCACAGCTCGAGGTGGGGTTCCATCAGCACGCATTGCAATGTACAAGGTGTGTTGGGCCGATGGTTGCAGTGATATAGACCTTCTGGCTGGACTAGATGATGCCATTGATGATGGAGTTGACTTGATATCAATATCCATCGGAGGGGATTCGACAAGCTATTTTAACAGTCCCATTGCGATCGGTGCCTTTCATGCAATGAAGAGGGGGATTTTGACAACATGTTCAGCTGGGAATAACGGCCCATATTTGTATTCTGTGCAAAACACAGCTCCTTGGATATTGACTGTTGGCGCTTCTGGCATGGATAGGCAGTTTAGGACTCTGGTTAAAGTTGGAAATGGCATAAAAACTGCT GGATTTTCCATCAACACGTTTTCACCAAATAAACGGATGTACCCTCTAACCACTGCGGTAAAAGCAGCCAATAGAAGTTTAGAACAAGATCACTCTCCTTG GTTATGTGATGATGGGAGTTTGGACGTAAATAAGGTCAAGGGAAAGATTGTGCTATGCAAAGAAGGACTAATTCAAGATTACGTTAAGCAAATAGGTGGGTTGGGGGCTCTTGTATCTCTCCAACAGCAGACAGATACAGGGTTTACATTTACCATCCCTGCTGCCTTCATTGATGCTAATGTTGGtgacaaaattgaaatatatgtcAACTCAACCAG AGCCCCTCAAGCTGTCATATACAAGTCTATAGCAGTCCACAATGCCGCTACACCCTTTGTGGCTTCCTTTTCATCTCGAGGCCCGAACACGATCTCTTCCACCATAATTAAG CCGGATATTGTGGCACCTGGAATAGATATTCTCGCTGCTTACTCTAAACTTTCATCAGTGACTGGGGATCTTGAAGACAACCGATTTGATGTGTATAATATAATTTCTGGAACATCAATGGCTTGCCCTCATGTGGCAGCTGCCGCTGCCTATGTCAAATCATTCCACCCTAATTGGTCTCCTGCTGCAATCAAATCGGCCTTAATGACAACTG CATCTGAATTGAAAATCAAAGATGTCCAAGCTGAGTTAGCCTACGGGGCCGGCCAAATTGACCCAGTTAGAGCACTGCATCCCGGTTTGATCTATGACGTGTCAAAGTCCGACTACATCCACTTCCTATGTAATGAGGGTTACTCCGGGACAGCACTAAAAGTGTTCACTGAAGAGAAAACAAATTGCTCAAGTATCCCTGACATTGGAGGACATGATGCCCTAAATTACCCATCCATGTATTTGCAACTTAATAGCGCTAACTCTAGTATATCAGCCATCTTTCATAGGACAGTTACAAATGTTGGCTTGGAAAAAGGTATATACAAGGCAATTGTCAAGGCACCAGCAACTCTCAAGGTCACTGTTGTTCCGAAAGAACTAGCTTTTAGTCACTTGTACGAGAAAAAATCTTTCATGGTTGTGATAAAGGGGCCACCATTGAACAATATTTCCAGTTTATCAGCATCACTGGAATGGAATGACGGTAAACACAGAGTTAAGAGCCCTATACACATTTTTTTGGACATATAG
- the LOC126707351 gene encoding uncharacterized protein LOC126707351 gives MDDAKRRALIKSQAVKKRESGEEVPKASASVPKRKLTTKSDRPFRQPKVSLEPVVGLMAEGNKAVTPAKQGKGKGLMTVPDGKQERPPSLLRDDSKYALEKLSSIITVEDYEDLGNHSTEAMGETGLFAVAQSLVMMKGLLDRCLNRESTLDRVRAKAQQTEEELGQLQRWRSKMEKKLELSEQARKELEEKTATSLTVIENKEAEIKQLKEELRQAKVAAVEEYRCSESCLSELSDSFLQGFDDSLRQVKKAYPELDLTMVKLEDQAQTSALPVASENTEDLFGDGAAQGDGESAPSKDVPVAEEKKD, from the exons atggatgACGCAAAGAGGAGAGCTTTGATCAAGtcccaagccgtcaagaagagggaatccggcgaggaGGTTCCTAAGGCGTCAGCTTCAGTCCCTAAAAGGAAACTGACGACAAAATCCGACCGTCCCTTTAGgcaaccaaaggtctctcttgaacctgtggttggcttaatggctgagggtaacAAGGCCGTCACCCCAGCGAAGCAGGGGAAGGGTAAGGGATTGATGACGGTCCCAGacggtaagcaagagagacctccttcccttctccgtgatgactccaagtatgcattggagaagctgtcgtccatcatcacggTAGAAGACTATGAAGACCTGggaaaccattcgacggaggccatgggggagacgggcctcttcgccgtcgctcag tccttggtcatgatgaagggactacttgaccggtgtctcaaccgtgagagtaccttggaccgggtgcgcgcgaaggcgcagcagacggaggaagagctcggacaactTCAGAGATGGAggtccaagatggagaagaagctggagctttctgagcaggcgaggaaggagctggaggagaagacggccACTTCGCTGACGGTCATAGAGAATAAAGAGGCTGAGATCAAACAACTCAAAGAAGAGCTCCGTCAGGCAAAAGTGGCAGCTGTCGAGGAGTACCGATGCTCGGAGTCCTGTTTGAGCGAGCTGTCGGACTCCTTCCTCCAAGGCTTCGATGATTCcctccgtcaagtcaagaaggcttatccagagctggacttgacaatggtcaaacttgaggaccaagcccagacttctgccctccccgtcgcctccgaaaatacggaggacctttTTGGCGACGGTGCTGCTCAAGGAGACGGAGAGTCCGccccgtcgaaggatgtcccagttgctgaagaaaagaaagattga